CAGGTTGAAGACGTTGAAGATTTCTGCGCGGAACTCGCTCATTACCCTCTCGGTCACCGGCGTACGCTTGATCAGGGAAAAATCGACCGTGTGGAAGATTGGTCCCGTGAAGGCATCGCGCCGCAGGTTGCCGTAGGTAAAGTTTGCCGGTGTGCTGAACGTGACGCTTGCAGGTTGCAGGTAGCGATACGTACGGCCGGAGGACGAGCTGGTAGCAAGCTGCGCGCCGCCTACATACGGGCTTACGCCGTTCCAGTTCGGACGATTCTTCAGCTCGCCGGTTCCATCCACGTTGGTGGAATACTGCGGGTTGATGGGCGTTCCTGAGGTGAACTGCACCAGCGCATTCACCTGGTAGCCTTGCGTGATCCGCTTAGCCTTATCAGTGAACTTGGGCAGCGTGTAGTAGGCAAACCCGTTCAGTACGTGGCGATTGTCAAAAGTGCTTGGACCGTAGTCCGCCTTCAGGTCATAGCTGTTCATCGGCGTTGTATTGCTCGACGCATAGTCCAGCGACTTCGACCAGGTGTAGTTGAAGGTCGTGATCAGCCCCTTCCATGCTGCCTGCTTGATCGTGGTCTGCAGCGAGTGGAAGTTTGAGTTTGCAGCGAAGTTCAACTGGTTGATTGCCAGCAGCTTCTGGTTGAACTTCGAGTTCATGCCCTGGAAGCTGGTCTGCTGGTACGGACGCGCATTCGCAAGAGATACGCCGGCCGCCAGGTCGCTGACCTTCGGCTGGTTGATGTTGTAGAGCACTTCCAGATGACGTCCGAAGGTCCCGACATAGCCGATGGTGAACAGTGTCGTACGCGAAAGCTGCTGTTCGATATTGAAGCTTACCGTCGAAGAGCGCGGCATCTTGAAGTTCTGATTGACGCCGTATGCTCCAACCTGCGGAGCCGTGGAGCTGGCAAACGGATTCACGTTCACCGCCCAGCGGACATTGGTCTGGTTGTAGATTACCGCGGCATCGTCCCCGGCAGGATTGTTCTGCGCGTATGCGGCTCCACCGTTAGTGGTAATGCCGGCGATCCAGCTGTTCATCGCCGGGAAATCGTAGAACAAGCCATACGAACCGCGAATGACGGTGCGGTCGTTGTCGAACGGCGAGTAGGAGAAGCCGACACGCGGAGCGGCGCCGGAGAAGTAGTTCGGGTAGTAGCCCTTGTTGAAGCCAGGAGCGGAGCCGGACGTGGAGCCGGGAACGAACATATAGATATCGTCAGCCTCGGCATTGATCACACCGGGAACGGTGTAGCGCACACCAAGATTGAGGTTCAGCCGCTTGTTGAGTTTGATGTTGTCCTGTGCCCACAGATCTTCCGTATTCAGAGTCCACACACGCTGTGCGTTGCCCTGCAGCAGACGGGCGCCCGAGGAGTTGGAAGGCATGCCGGCCAGGAAGTCTGACAATGCGCCAAGCGCCGTACCGGAGCCTCCCCACGGACCACGCGTACCGTCAAAGGCAAAGGTGCCGCGGGCGCTGGAGAAGTAGAGCTGGTTGACGTTGGAGTGACGGAATTCGCCGCCGAACTTCATGTCGTGACGGCCGAGGGTCCAGTGCAGGTTATCCGTTACGTGGCCGGTGACGTCGGTACGGCCCGAGGGCTGCGTGGCGCCGACGCCATCAAACTGCGACATCGTGATGGTGGGCGAACCGGCAGCGATAATTCCCGACAGGCCAAGATTCAGGCCGGCGTTTTGCTGTGGATAGAAGCCCTGGTTGGCGTCGTTGAAGGTCTGCAGAAAGTAGTTGGTAGCCAGGGTAACCTGGTTCAACACGTGCGGCGTGATGGTGTAGGTGTCCACGACCGAGAAGTTGTGGATGTGCATCGGCGCGGTCTGGAAGTAGTCCGCGTAGTACGACGACGTCACCGGAGCCGTCTGCTTGCCGGTGGTTCCCAGGTAGCGGGCCGACAGCGTATGGGCATCGCTGAAGTGATGATCGATCTTGAGAATGCCGTTGAAGCTGTTGTAGTTCGCCGTGTTGTTCATGATGATGTTGTTCGCCGTAGCGGCGGCGGACTTCGTATTGGCGGGATACAGCACCTTGTACAGATTCAGGCTGAGCTGGTTCGCGGCATAGGGAGCGTTCGTCGTCGGATCGGTGTACTTGGCGATATTGGCCGTCGCAGCCGTAATCCATGGATCGGACACAACCGTATCGACGATGGCGGTATTTGCCTTGGCAATCTGCACTTCACCGGCGATGAAGAAGAAGGTACGGTCTCTCCAGATCGGTCCGCCGACCGTAAAGCCGCCCTGATGATTACGGATCAGCGGCTTCTTGCTACCGACAGCGGCCACCGGGGAGATCGCAGCGAAGTACTCATTGCGGTCGAAATAGAACATATCGCCATGCAGGTTGTTGGTTCCCGACTTGATCACCATGTTCGAGTTCGCGCCGGCGTTACGGCCCTGGTCGGCCTCGCCGCCTGACTGCATGGAGAACTGGTCGATCGCCTCAATCGGAATCAGGCCGCCGGCAATACCGGCGATGCCACCCTGGTTGGAGGCAACGTAGCCGAGCCACGGATCGACGTTGTCGGCGCCGTCCACCTGGAAGTTGATGCTGGTGATACGCGAGCCGTTGACGGAGGTGGTGAGAGCGCTGGCGCCGGGAACGAACTTCACCATCTGCGTGAAGTTACGTCCATTCATCGGCATCTCCTGCACCGACTTAGAATCGATCACCGCGACCAGAGCGCTGGAGGTGGTATCGGCCTGAATGGCGTCAGCCGCGACGTCAACGATGGTGTCCTGTGAACCGACCGCCAGTTCGACACGAAGTGTCGTCGTCTTCGAGACGGCGATATCAATGTCATCGATTTTCTTGGAAGCAAAACCGGCGCTGCTGACACTGAGCGAATACTTGCCGACAGGCAGTTCCGTGAAGCTGAAATCTCCAGTACCCGTCGTGGTGGAATTCAGTACCGTGCCGGTCGCAGGATTGGTAAGAACAACTTTGACATTCGTCAGCACAGCGCCCTGAGCGTCCGTGACATTGCCTGAGAGCGTACCGCGGAAGGTCTGTCCTACCGCCGATATGGGAATGAGAAAGAGAAGTATCCAAAGAAGACGTCGCATCGTACCTCCAAAAAGACAGCAAATTTTGGGTTTACCGGAACTACGGTGTGTGTGTGTTCTAGACAGCTGAGCCCGTACAGAGACACGTATCCTGTCTGCGCCGGAGGACGCATTCAGGCGCTCTTTAAAGACATCGACAAAGATGCAGAGCGAACGTGTGTTGACCGTTGGTTCGCAAAGGGCAGTCCAAACTGGCTGAATTGTGAAACGAATTAGATGTACTTTACGAAGGGTATCGAACTAAGTCAAGCGTTCCAGCACCTGATATTGCCGGCCTGCGACGTTTGATCTGGAACTTTCCGTAGAACTACTGCATGCGATGCGAAGACCTGCCGTAGCTTTACTGAATGCACCGTGTCGGCGGGACTGCGGACCGCAATGCTTCTTCTGAAGCGTACGCACGGGAAAGAACCATACCTCAGCGGCTAAAGCCGCAATCATTGAGAGCTTCTGTACGGCATGGCTAAAGCCATGCCCTTAACCACCCCAGCCAGCGAAGCTGGCCGGGGACCCTTAAGCAAGACATTCGCACCTTCGGTGCGAAATGGTTACACTACGCCCAACGGAGCAACCTGGCGAAGTGCTATGAGCGCATCCGTTCGCGCGTAGCGCGATGTTTTGCTTAAGGGCATGGCTTTAGCTGTCTAGTCTCCAGAGATGGTTTACAGTTTGTCTCCACACATCCTTTACAGATTGAGTGAGTTTGCGGGGCAGGGTTCCACGATCGTGGAACCCTGCCCCGTGAGGTCGAGTTCCCGGATGGGCGTGTCACCGTAGAAGATCAGGATGCGTTGATCGATGCGAGCGAGACGGACAGGCTGATGAGCCAGGGCTCCGGCTACCTGCCAGCTGCGTCCGTCCAGCCAGAGCGCTCCGTTGCTGTTGAGCTCGCGCACTTCGGCATCCGGGGCATACGCGGGGTTACGTGGTTCGGTGTACTCTCGCTGGCTGGGGTGCCAGTGGTCTGCTGGCGTTTCCATGTCCAGCGCTTCATGGGGACGAACATGGTTGTACTCTTCCCGGAAGCGGTCCAGCCATGACTGGCCAGGCGGCGTATCCATCGGCCCGCACCTTCTCCGTGCCCGCTCCAGGGCACCGTGGAAGCGTTCCACCTTACCCTGGGTCTGCGGGTGGCGGACTCCGGAGAAGTACAGCCGGATGCCCAGCCGCATCAGCCACACGGATAGCTGCGTCCATCCTCCTGGTGACTGCGCGTTCCACCAGGGCTGGCCGTGATCCATCAGCATGGCCTCGGGCAACCCACAGTCAGAGAACGCCTTATCCAGCCTCTGTTGGACGACGAGACCTTCACCCGAGGACAGTTGCTCCAACACCAAGGCATAGCGGCTGTGGTCATCCAACACGGATAAGGGGCCAAGATGCGCGTTCCATCCCTTAGGGCTTTTGAAATCCATCTGCCAGAGCTGATTAGGCGCCTCGCGACAGAAGCTGCCAGTGGCCTGTGGATGGCTGTCCAGCCGGTGGATCAGACCGTGCCGACGCAACACTCGATGTACGGTCGACGATGGCACCTTCACCCCAGATCGGCCGAGCAGAACGCGAAGCTTACGTGCACCCCAGTCAGGATGCTGGCGCCGTAAAGACACGATCTGCTCTTCCAACTCGGCAGGGCTCTGACGGGGACTCAGCAGAGGCCTGCGGCTGGCTTCCTGCATGCCGGCCGCTCCATGCTCACGGTATCGCTTCAGCCACAGATAACCCGTCGGACGGCTAATCTCGTACTCCACACACAGAGACGAAAACGATCGCTCTCCAATCATCGCCGCCTCCACAAACCGCAATCGCTGCGCTTCCACTTCCACCTTCCTCCATGCCATCCAAAAACACCCCTAAACAGGCATAAACCTGTAAAGGATGTCTGGAGACAAGGTGTAAAGGATGTCATGGAACTGAACAGCTTCAGCCGTGCCGCACGAAGCCTGAGAAGAAATGCGGCTTTTAGCCGCTGAGGGCAATGTGTTGTATCACCTGTAGTGGTTCTGCTTGCCCAACCAGAGGAAGATGTACCTCACTTATTGGCCCGTAGCTCTACTGAATACACCGCGTCGGCGGGACTGCGGACCGCAATGCTTCTTCTGAAGCGTACGACCGCTGCACTGAGCTGAATGCGGCCTGATTGCGTCCGTTTCGCTTTGCCTCGTACAAGCCGGCATCGGCGACCGCAAGCAGAGTGGATGTTGTCATTCCAACCTGCCACCGTGCCACACCGACGCTGATCGTCACTCCGTGTAGAGCGCCCTCGAGCATCGGAATGGCGTTGCAGATGCGTGTCGCAAGCATCAGGGCGTTTTCGGGCGAGGTATCGGGAAGCAGGATGGCGAATTCTTCTCCGCCATAGCGGCATATGTGATCTGAACCGCGGAACAATCGGGGCAGCACCATCCCGAACTCGCGCAATACCTCGTCTCCGAAGAGATGGCCCTTGGTATCGTTGATCGCCTTGAAGTGGTCGATATCGAGCATGATCAACGAGAGAGACCGCCTGCTTCGCGCGGCGTAAGAGACGCACTGTTCCAGCCACTGGTCAAAACATCTGCGGTTCGGAAGTCCGGTCAGCGTATCGGTAATGCTGAGCTTGCCGAGCTCGATAGTCGCCGCCGTCAGCTCTTCCTTCTTACGTTCCAGCTCTTCTTCGTAGAGCCTCTCACGGGTTACA
This genomic window from Terriglobus albidus contains:
- a CDS encoding TonB-dependent receptor is translated as MRRLLWILLFLIPISAVGQTFRGTLSGNVTDAQGAVLTNVKVVLTNPATGTVLNSTTTGTGDFSFTELPVGKYSLSVSSAGFASKKIDDIDIAVSKTTTLRVELAVGSQDTIVDVAADAIQADTTSSALVAVIDSKSVQEMPMNGRNFTQMVKFVPGASALTTSVNGSRITSINFQVDGADNVDPWLGYVASNQGGIAGIAGGLIPIEAIDQFSMQSGGEADQGRNAGANSNMVIKSGTNNLHGDMFYFDRNEYFAAISPVAAVGSKKPLIRNHQGGFTVGGPIWRDRTFFFIAGEVQIAKANTAIVDTVVSDPWITAATANIAKYTDPTTNAPYAANQLSLNLYKVLYPANTKSAAATANNIIMNNTANYNSFNGILKIDHHFSDAHTLSARYLGTTGKQTAPVTSSYYADYFQTAPMHIHNFSVVDTYTITPHVLNQVTLATNYFLQTFNDANQGFYPQQNAGLNLGLSGIIAAGSPTITMSQFDGVGATQPSGRTDVTGHVTDNLHWTLGRHDMKFGGEFRHSNVNQLYFSSARGTFAFDGTRGPWGGSGTALGALSDFLAGMPSNSSGARLLQGNAQRVWTLNTEDLWAQDNIKLNKRLNLNLGVRYTVPGVINAEADDIYMFVPGSTSGSAPGFNKGYYPNYFSGAAPRVGFSYSPFDNDRTVIRGSYGLFYDFPAMNSWIAGITTNGGAAYAQNNPAGDDAAVIYNQTNVRWAVNVNPFASSTAPQVGAYGVNQNFKMPRSSTVSFNIEQQLSRTTLFTIGYVGTFGRHLEVLYNINQPKVSDLAAGVSLANARPYQQTSFQGMNSKFNQKLLAINQLNFAANSNFHSLQTTIKQAAWKGLITTFNYTWSKSLDYASSNTTPMNSYDLKADYGPSTFDNRHVLNGFAYYTLPKFTDKAKRITQGYQVNALVQFTSGTPINPQYSTNVDGTGELKNRPNWNGVSPYVGGAQLATSSSSGRTYRYLQPASVTFSTPANFTYGNLRRDAFTGPIFHTVDFSLIKRTPVTERVMSEFRAEIFNVFNLNNFANPTVTPTSSSYGLITNTRNASSAPGLGVGEPFNIQFAVKLSF
- a CDS encoding IS481 family transposase translates to MAWRKVEVEAQRLRFVEAAMIGERSFSSLCVEYEISRPTGYLWLKRYREHGAAGMQEASRRPLLSPRQSPAELEEQIVSLRRQHPDWGARKLRVLLGRSGVKVPSSTVHRVLRRHGLIHRLDSHPQATGSFCREAPNQLWQMDFKSPKGWNAHLGPLSVLDDHSRYALVLEQLSSGEGLVVQQRLDKAFSDCGLPEAMLMDHGQPWWNAQSPGGWTQLSVWLMRLGIRLYFSGVRHPQTQGKVERFHGALERARRRCGPMDTPPGQSWLDRFREEYNHVRPHEALDMETPADHWHPSQREYTEPRNPAYAPDAEVRELNSNGALWLDGRSWQVAGALAHQPVRLARIDQRILIFYGDTPIRELDLTGQGSTIVEPCPANSLNL